Proteins from a genomic interval of uncultured Methanocorpusculum sp.:
- a CDS encoding class I adenylate-forming enzyme family protein — MSRPVFRDDAKTELEYTDETKQSLYSMFNYGVQHAGREAVAIQYFDNRITYGELYDLIDTCAAGFLDRGVKKGDFVTLFLPNIPQCVIAVYALNRIGAVCNMVHPLSTLSELENAVKLTDSKLILTFELNEGLAANFDVDIIRCRTPGYFPPGPKGFVMKSVYSYTVRKSPKAASRVTEWTDLLAAGKKRLHTTPLPPLEGKADDTAVIMYTGGTTGPAKGVMISNWSVNYVTTRLLLENVTHTAHIGDGFLAILPLFHAFGLAVCIQAPLSSGMRVMLSPRFNDKECSSLLLKEKVAYVIGVPAMYERMYPYLKDHDLSFMKHVVCGGDWVSHDLAYRYNDILGKDKGGAEFRPGYGLTEACGTCSLTRNHYQAFPEGCVGIPVEGTDICLVNPGTFDVVPDGEEGELCISSPSLMQGYYKNPEATDDVLKVHPDGKLWLHTGDIFAIGEENNLCFRSRIKRLVKVNGYNVYPPLIEAAMEACPIVAKACAVGFKWRDDRRIKLYVTLKQKMDHAEAEKHLLAFATEHLNHWSVPKAFVILDEMPMTKMNKLDYMALQDKV, encoded by the coding sequence ATGTCACGTCCTGTGTTTAGAGACGACGCGAAGACCGAACTGGAATACACTGACGAAACGAAGCAGTCTCTCTATTCCATGTTCAACTACGGCGTGCAGCATGCAGGCCGCGAGGCCGTTGCCATTCAATATTTCGACAACCGGATCACGTACGGGGAACTGTATGATCTCATCGACACCTGTGCCGCAGGTTTTCTCGATCGCGGCGTAAAGAAAGGCGATTTCGTCACGCTCTTTCTGCCGAACATCCCGCAGTGCGTGATTGCGGTCTATGCCCTGAACCGGATCGGTGCGGTATGCAATATGGTCCACCCGCTCTCGACCCTGTCGGAGCTGGAGAATGCGGTCAAACTCACGGACAGCAAACTTATTCTCACGTTTGAACTGAACGAAGGTCTTGCGGCCAACTTCGATGTGGATATCATCCGATGCAGAACGCCGGGATATTTCCCGCCGGGTCCGAAGGGATTCGTGATGAAATCCGTGTATTCCTACACGGTCCGGAAATCGCCGAAGGCCGCTTCCCGCGTCACCGAGTGGACCGATCTTCTGGCGGCCGGCAAAAAGCGGCTCCATACAACACCTCTCCCGCCTTTAGAAGGAAAAGCCGACGACACGGCTGTCATCATGTACACCGGCGGCACGACCGGGCCCGCCAAAGGGGTCATGATATCGAACTGGTCGGTGAACTACGTCACGACGCGTCTTCTGCTCGAAAACGTCACGCACACCGCCCATATCGGCGACGGATTCCTTGCGATCCTTCCGCTCTTCCATGCATTCGGGCTCGCGGTCTGCATCCAGGCCCCGCTTTCCTCCGGCATGCGGGTCATGCTCTCCCCCCGGTTCAACGATAAGGAGTGCAGCAGCCTTCTTCTGAAAGAAAAGGTCGCCTATGTGATCGGCGTTCCCGCTATGTATGAGCGGATGTATCCGTATCTGAAAGATCACGACCTTTCATTTATGAAGCACGTTGTCTGCGGAGGAGACTGGGTAAGTCACGACCTCGCCTACCGGTATAACGACATCTTAGGAAAAGACAAGGGAGGTGCGGAGTTCCGTCCAGGCTACGGGCTGACCGAGGCATGCGGGACCTGCTCTCTTACGCGGAACCATTATCAGGCGTTCCCCGAAGGATGCGTGGGGATTCCGGTCGAAGGAACGGACATCTGCCTTGTGAATCCCGGGACCTTTGATGTGGTCCCTGATGGTGAAGAAGGAGAGCTTTGCATCTCCAGTCCTTCGCTGATGCAAGGGTATTATAAAAATCCCGAGGCCACAGACGATGTGCTGAAGGTCCATCCCGACGGAAAACTCTGGCTCCATACGGGAGACATATTCGCGATCGGGGAGGAGAACAATCTCTGCTTTAGATCCCGCATTAAGCGTCTGGTTAAAGTGAACGGGTATAACGTCTATCCTCCCTTAATCGAAGCGGCAATGGAGGCCTGTCCGATCGTTGCCAAAGCCTGCGCCGTAGGCTTCAAGTGGCGGGATGACCGCCGGATCAAACTGTATGTGACCCTCAAACAGAAGATGGATCATGCCGAAGCGGAGAAACATCTGCTTGCTTTTGCGACCGAACATCTGAACCACTGGAGTGTTCCAAAAGCGTTCGTCATCCTTGATGAGATGCCGATGACGAAGATGAACAAACTCGATTACATGGCGCTCCAGGATAAGGTCTAA
- a CDS encoding class I adenylate-forming enzyme family protein: MTLHYSEENKRSLYEALLYGFNRAGNTSPAAAYYGRHILFKQFMDEVHAIAAALVNHGVKKGDYVTIFLPNIPQGVLALYAVNRIGAICNMVHPLSPQEDIDYALKLTDSRIVLACEVNEGLLSGKNIEVIRCRTSGYFPSTPKGFVLDKGFRFVMRKYPKAENVAKITQWTDLLAEGKKLLKDGFKLPSDDVLPDDTAVIMYTGGTTGDSKGVMLSNYAVNSMSIQLLIDIGEGKTDVGDGFLAILPIFHAFGLAVSVHAPLISGMKIVLIPRFDPKGCAQQIFSEDILFLPGVPALFERMYPYFENKDLSRMKLMVSGGDRVSEELANKYNVLLRKSKADILFRTGYGLTEACGACCLVANQYEKLPTGCVGSPVTGTKVCVVKPGTTELVPDGVEGELCFLGPSVMKGYYKNEEATKDVLRLHDDGNVWLHTGDLVVIRKDGNVCFRSRHKRLVKVNGYNVYPTLIEEAMQNHPDIKQVCAVATPWKLDRKIKLFVVPEKPLGSFDAAEEEKILIDYAKDQMNRWSVPAKVEFVADLPMTKFNKIDYRLLEKQELSRANEKKQAE, translated from the coding sequence TTGACATTACATTACTCTGAAGAAAACAAACGTTCGCTGTACGAAGCACTTCTATATGGTTTCAATAGGGCCGGCAATACATCACCCGCGGCCGCATATTACGGAAGGCACATCCTGTTCAAACAGTTCATGGACGAGGTTCATGCGATCGCGGCAGCCCTGGTGAATCATGGTGTGAAAAAAGGCGATTATGTCACTATTTTCCTGCCGAACATCCCTCAGGGGGTTCTGGCTCTCTATGCCGTCAACCGGATCGGCGCAATATGCAATATGGTCCATCCCTTATCCCCTCAGGAAGATATCGATTATGCCCTCAAACTCACGGACAGCCGGATCGTTCTCGCCTGCGAAGTCAATGAAGGCCTTCTCTCCGGGAAAAATATCGAGGTCATCAGATGTCGGACCTCCGGCTACTTCCCCTCAACCCCCAAAGGATTCGTGCTGGACAAAGGATTCCGGTTTGTGATGCGCAAATATCCAAAGGCAGAGAACGTTGCAAAGATCACGCAGTGGACCGATCTTCTTGCCGAAGGAAAGAAACTGCTCAAAGACGGCTTCAAGCTCCCGTCCGACGACGTTTTACCCGACGATACGGCCGTCATCATGTATACCGGCGGAACGACGGGCGACTCGAAAGGCGTCATGCTCTCCAATTATGCGGTAAACTCGATGTCCATCCAGCTTTTGATCGACATCGGCGAGGGAAAAACCGATGTGGGCGACGGGTTCCTTGCGATCCTCCCGATCTTCCACGCCTTTGGTCTGGCGGTTTCCGTGCATGCACCGCTTATCTCCGGTATGAAGATCGTTCTGATCCCAAGATTCGATCCTAAGGGATGCGCCCAGCAGATCTTCTCCGAAGATATCCTGTTCCTCCCGGGAGTCCCGGCTCTGTTCGAACGCATGTATCCCTACTTCGAAAATAAAGATCTCTCCAGAATGAAGCTCATGGTCAGCGGAGGAGACCGCGTCTCCGAAGAGCTCGCCAATAAATACAATGTTCTTTTACGAAAATCCAAGGCCGATATCCTCTTTAGGACCGGGTACGGGCTGACGGAGGCGTGCGGTGCCTGCTGTCTCGTCGCGAACCAGTATGAAAAACTCCCGACCGGCTGTGTCGGATCTCCGGTTACCGGCACAAAAGTCTGCGTCGTAAAACCCGGCACAACGGAACTCGTGCCCGACGGCGTGGAAGGCGAACTCTGTTTCCTCGGGCCTTCGGTGATGAAAGGGTATTACAAGAACGAAGAGGCCACAAAGGACGTTCTCCGGCTCCATGATGATGGAAACGTCTGGCTCCACACCGGCGATCTGGTCGTGATCAGAAAGGACGGAAATGTCTGTTTCCGTTCCCGGCACAAACGCCTCGTGAAGGTGAACGGTTATAATGTGTATCCGACCCTCATCGAGGAGGCGATGCAGAACCATCCCGATATCAAACAGGTCTGCGCCGTTGCGACCCCCTGGAAGCTTGACCGGAAGATCAAACTCTTCGTTGTTCCGGAAAAGCCGCTCGGCTCCTTTGATGCGGCTGAGGAAGAGAAGATCCTGATCGATTACGCCAAAGACCAGATGAACCGCTGGAGCGTTCCGGCCAAGGTTGAGTTCGTCGCCGATCTTCCGATGACGAAATTCAATAAGATAGATTACCGTCTGCTGGAAAAGCAGGAACTTTCACGGGCAAACGAAAAAAAGCAGGCTGAGTAA
- a CDS encoding heavy metal translocating P-type ATPase, with product MKKTYSVSGMTCSACSLHVEKAAKSVDGVNSASVNLLENRLVVDSDDVSDDQIRQAVRAAGYDLVLGDTPRGGASLRPMQIRLIVSFAFLIPLMYVSMGHMWGFPLLEWTHDPANTGIFALVQLGLTIPIVIANNKYYASGIPALFRRAPDMDSLVAMGSLVALVYGLYAIYMIFSALATGDTAAAGTRSMDLYFESVAMILSLVTIGKYLEARTKGKTTEAVRKLIDLAPKTATVLRSGVEVIVPAEEVVVGDLIVVRPGAGIPVDGMITEGSAPIDMSALTGESIPVVKNPGDAVSAGTISLGSFTFRAEKVGEDTTLAAIVELVQNANASKAPIGQLADKVSGIFVPLVMTIAVVSGGVWLLLGEPFTFALSIAISVLVISCPCALGLATPVAIMVATGKAASLGILIKSAESLETAGRADTILLDKTGTVTIGKPEVTEVVTLSGTTEDLLLIAASVEFASEHPLSKAVVTYAGEHGIVPVKAQDFVSVPGRGVSASVNGKICYAGNDAFMEENGVSLTPANMTGTPLYFAAGKELLGIISVADRIRPTSKAAIAGLQDLGLDVILLTGDTRTVAESIAGQLSISNVIAEVMPAEKEGKVRALQEVGHHVIMVGDGINDSPSLARADVGIAIGAGSDIALESADYVLMKSDPWDIVSAIRLSRATLRNIKENLFWAFIYNTIGIPLAAGVFFVPFGWKLSPGFAALAMSLSSVCVVLNALRLRFFTSEIPTTSKEETMKKVLTIDGMMCEHCKMTVEKVLSRIPGVVSAVVDLKAKTAAVELSAEVSDAEFTKVISESGYTILSIK from the coding sequence ATGAAAAAAACCTACTCAGTATCCGGCATGACCTGTTCGGCATGCTCTCTTCATGTTGAAAAGGCCGCAAAAAGTGTAGATGGCGTGAACTCCGCGTCAGTGAATCTTCTGGAAAATCGTCTGGTCGTCGACTCGGATGATGTATCCGATGACCAGATCCGGCAGGCCGTGCGGGCAGCCGGGTATGATCTGGTTTTGGGCGATACCCCCCGCGGGGGGGCTTCGCTTCGCCCGATGCAGATCAGGCTTATTGTTTCTTTTGCTTTTCTTATTCCGCTTATGTATGTGTCGATGGGCCATATGTGGGGGTTCCCCCTCCTCGAATGGACCCATGATCCGGCAAACACCGGGATATTCGCCCTTGTCCAGCTTGGTTTGACTATTCCCATCGTCATCGCGAACAACAAATACTACGCATCCGGCATCCCGGCACTCTTTCGCCGTGCCCCGGACATGGACTCGCTTGTGGCGATGGGCTCTCTTGTGGCGCTCGTATACGGGCTGTATGCGATCTACATGATATTTTCAGCTCTGGCGACCGGCGATACGGCCGCTGCCGGGACCAGGTCCATGGACCTCTACTTCGAATCGGTGGCGATGATCCTTTCGCTTGTTACGATCGGCAAGTATCTCGAGGCGAGAACGAAAGGAAAGACCACCGAGGCGGTCAGAAAACTCATCGACCTTGCCCCGAAGACGGCAACTGTCCTCCGCAGCGGCGTTGAAGTGATCGTCCCCGCCGAAGAGGTAGTGGTCGGCGATCTTATAGTTGTTCGACCTGGTGCCGGCATCCCGGTCGACGGCATGATCACGGAAGGTTCGGCACCGATCGACATGTCGGCGTTGACCGGCGAAAGTATTCCGGTCGTCAAAAATCCGGGGGACGCCGTCTCGGCAGGAACGATCTCGCTTGGCAGTTTTACGTTCCGTGCGGAAAAGGTCGGTGAGGACACGACGCTTGCCGCGATCGTCGAACTCGTGCAGAATGCGAACGCATCCAAGGCCCCGATCGGACAACTTGCCGACAAAGTGAGCGGGATCTTTGTGCCGCTGGTGATGACCATCGCCGTTGTTTCTGGCGGGGTCTGGCTGCTTCTCGGTGAGCCCTTTACGTTTGCCCTTTCTATCGCGATTTCGGTTCTTGTTATTTCCTGTCCTTGTGCGTTGGGACTTGCCACACCGGTCGCCATCATGGTCGCGACCGGAAAGGCCGCTTCGCTTGGCATTCTGATCAAATCCGCAGAGTCGCTCGAGACTGCGGGGCGTGCCGACACGATCCTTCTCGATAAAACAGGGACTGTCACGATTGGAAAGCCCGAGGTCACTGAGGTCGTCACCCTTTCAGGGACAACGGAAGACCTCCTGCTGATCGCCGCTTCGGTCGAATTCGCATCGGAACACCCTCTCTCAAAAGCCGTCGTCACCTATGCAGGAGAACACGGCATCGTGCCGGTTAAAGCGCAGGATTTCGTCTCGGTTCCGGGAAGAGGGGTATCTGCATCGGTGAACGGGAAGATCTGTTATGCCGGAAACGATGCCTTCATGGAAGAGAACGGTGTGTCTCTCACACCTGCTAACATGACCGGGACTCCCCTGTACTTCGCCGCCGGAAAGGAACTGCTTGGCATCATCTCCGTTGCCGACCGGATCCGGCCCACCTCCAAAGCGGCTATCGCCGGACTGCAGGATCTTGGTCTGGATGTCATCCTTTTGACCGGCGATACCCGGACAGTGGCCGAATCCATCGCCGGGCAGCTTTCGATTTCCAATGTGATCGCCGAAGTGATGCCCGCAGAAAAAGAGGGAAAGGTCAGAGCACTGCAGGAAGTGGGGCATCACGTCATCATGGTCGGCGACGGGATCAACGACTCGCCGTCTCTTGCAAGAGCCGATGTGGGTATCGCGATTGGTGCGGGTTCCGATATCGCTCTTGAATCCGCCGACTATGTTTTGATGAAAAGCGATCCCTGGGACATCGTTTCGGCGATCCGCCTTAGTCGTGCCACGCTTCGAAACATCAAGGAGAACCTTTTCTGGGCTTTTATCTACAACACGATCGGCATCCCTCTTGCTGCCGGCGTATTCTTTGTGCCCTTTGGATGGAAACTCTCTCCCGGCTTTGCGGCTCTGGCGATGAGTCTCTCTTCGGTCTGCGTCGTATTGAATGCCCTCAGGCTTAGATTTTTTACATCGGAGATACCAACTACTTCAAAAGAGGAAACCATGAAAAAAGTACTTACCATCGACGGCATGATGTGCGAACACTGCAAAATGACTGTGGAAAAAGTTCTCTCACGTATCCCTGGGGTCGTCTCGGCAGTTGTGGATCTCAAAGCAAAGACCGCCGCGGTGGAACTTTCGGCCGAGGTTTCGGATGCCGAGTTTACCAAGGTAATTTCCGAGTCCGGTTACACAATTCTGTCTATTAAGTGA
- a CDS encoding L-threonylcarbamoyladenylate synthase — MITPTEESRIEKAVRVLSRDGLVVYPTETVYGLGADALSDTAVIKVYEAKQRPLGKPISVAVSDIEMIYGIADVSPFAERFISKFLPGPVTIVLPVKNCLPSDLSGGTGTIGIRYPDHTLALELISMFDCPITATSANISGEISPVSVDQVNVPHDYLLDGGVLPGIPSTVVNLETRNIERPGAMLDDIARFFIENAK; from the coding sequence ATGATAACACCAACCGAAGAGAGCAGAATAGAAAAAGCCGTCCGCGTTTTATCCCGCGACGGCCTTGTTGTATATCCGACGGAAACTGTGTATGGTCTCGGTGCGGACGCATTGTCGGACACCGCCGTCATCAAAGTCTACGAAGCAAAACAGCGGCCTCTTGGAAAACCGATCTCGGTCGCCGTTTCCGATATCGAGATGATCTACGGCATTGCAGACGTCAGCCCGTTTGCAGAAAGGTTCATCAGCAAGTTCCTTCCAGGTCCGGTCACGATCGTTCTCCCGGTGAAAAACTGTCTGCCGAGCGACCTTTCCGGAGGGACGGGCACGATCGGGATACGGTATCCGGATCATACCCTCGCTCTTGAACTGATCTCCATGTTCGACTGTCCGATAACCGCGACCTCGGCAAACATCTCAGGCGAGATCTCGCCCGTAAGTGTCGACCAGGTCAACGTACCTCATGATTATCTGCTTGACGGCGGCGTGCTTCCGGGGATCCCGAGCACGGTCGTCAATCTTGAAACAAGAAACATCGAGCGTCCAGGCGCGATGCTGGACGACATCGCCCGTTTCTTTATAGAAAACGCGAAATGA
- a CDS encoding DUF5612 domain-containing protein: MVSHHALSLIADNQKGILRDIGSVCAEHNANITAIQQEILTRGPDKDFAWADIEIEGGDDTDSILSELRLVTGVREVVLHDTFGEIFGKRVIIIGGGAQVAQVAMGAVNEADRHNIRGERISVDTIPLVGEQNLARAVEAVGRLPRASILVLAGSLMGGEITTAIKSIQADGIPVICLKMAGSASSAADLVVTDPIQAGVMAVMHISTIGVFDIAKVKGEEF, from the coding sequence ATGGTGTCCCATCACGCACTCAGTCTCATAGCCGACAATCAGAAAGGTATCCTCAGAGATATCGGTTCGGTATGTGCTGAACACAATGCGAACATCACCGCGATCCAGCAGGAGATTCTGACCCGCGGACCGGATAAGGACTTTGCGTGGGCGGATATCGAGATTGAAGGTGGGGACGACACTGATTCGATCCTCTCGGAACTCCGCCTCGTAACCGGCGTTCGTGAGGTTGTTCTGCACGACACGTTCGGGGAAATTTTTGGAAAGCGCGTCATCATCATCGGCGGCGGGGCCCAGGTTGCCCAGGTCGCGATGGGAGCCGTCAACGAAGCCGACCGGCATAATATCAGAGGCGAACGCATCTCCGTTGATACCATCCCTCTTGTTGGAGAACAGAATCTGGCGCGTGCCGTGGAAGCGGTTGGCCGCCTGCCCCGCGCCTCGATCCTTGTCCTTGCCGGTTCCCTGATGGGTGGCGAGATAACCACTGCCATTAAATCTATCCAGGCGGACGGCATCCCGGTCATCTGCCTCAAAATGGCGGGAAGCGCCTCTTCGGCGGCCGATCTTGTGGTCACCGATCCGATCCAGGCCGGGGTCATGGCCGTGATGCATATCAGCACGATCGGCGTATTCGATATTGCAAAAGTGAAAGGGGAAGAGTTCTGA
- a CDS encoding ArsR family transcriptional regulator, whose product MLDQDNISHLLDILGNRNRRRILDLLRQKPCFVTEISDRLVINPKAVIEHLAIMQKEAVISSYQDDKRRKYYYLVNDFTLSVQVTKSEQPIETVSADNGEILPLSDKIMMIRRLLDSREKLIENLEAVEKDIDEMMGDVIVNGRTVFQNNIEAELLLALVYAPLTPIELSDTSGRSIPEVTAALRSLASKGYVHSEGGRYNLCGITHHALETTELTS is encoded by the coding sequence ATGCTTGATCAGGATAACATATCTCACTTACTGGACATCCTTGGAAACCGGAATCGAAGACGGATCCTTGATCTTCTCCGGCAGAAACCATGCTTCGTCACCGAAATATCCGACCGGCTGGTCATCAACCCGAAAGCTGTTATCGAACACCTTGCGATCATGCAGAAGGAAGCGGTCATCTCCAGCTATCAGGATGACAAGCGGCGCAAATACTACTACCTCGTCAATGACTTCACCCTCTCGGTCCAGGTGACAAAATCAGAGCAGCCGATAGAGACCGTTTCTGCCGATAACGGCGAGATCCTCCCGCTTTCCGACAAGATCATGATGATCCGCCGTCTTCTCGACTCCCGGGAAAAACTCATCGAAAATCTTGAAGCCGTGGAAAAGGACATCGACGAGATGATGGGTGACGTGATCGTCAACGGAAGAACGGTGTTCCAGAACAATATAGAAGCCGAACTTCTTCTCGCATTAGTGTATGCTCCCTTAACGCCGATCGAACTCTCCGATACCAGCGGTCGGAGCATCCCCGAGGTCACGGCAGCTTTGCGCTCTCTTGCGTCGAAAGGCTATGTCCACTCAGAAGGGGGCAGGTACAACCTCTGCGGCATCACGCATCACGCGCTCGAGACCACCGAGCTCACTTCATAA